The following coding sequences lie in one Xyrauchen texanus isolate HMW12.3.18 chromosome 25, RBS_HiC_50CHRs, whole genome shotgun sequence genomic window:
- the cav4b gene encoding caveolin-2, protein MMSDEYLVECKIDDDDSDDDDDDEVKKIHLSPPPPPQFTSSPPITPQPWLTHIDIRDPSGVNKHLKVEFSDILAEPASTHSYDRVWVYSGIAFESMRLWGYRCLTALCAVPVSCLFGCLFALLACMHIWCVMPCIQVCHTCLPCVRSLWMSVVNIFIAPFCTSVARCCSGIYVLFSKE, encoded by the exons ATGATGTCAGACGAGTACCTGGTGGAGTGTAAGATTGACGACGACgacagtgatgatgatgatgatgatgaggtgAAGAAGATCCACCTCTCtccacctcctccaccccagTTCACCTCTAGCCCCCCTATTACTCCCCAGCCTTGGCTCACTCACATTGACATCAGGGATCCCAGTGGTGTCAACAAACACTTGAAG GTAGAGTTCAGTGACATTTTGGCAGAGCCTGCCTCCACACATAGCTATGACCGTGTGTGGGTGTACAGTGGAATTGCCTTTGAGTCAATGCGGCTGTGGGGCTACCGTTGTCTGACAGCATTATGTGCTGTTCCTGTGTCTTGCCTTTTTGGCTGTCTCTTTGCCCTGCTGGCCTGTATGCACATCTG GTGTGTGATGCCTTGTATTCAGGTGTGTCACACCTGCTTGCCCTGTGTAAGGTCACTGTGGATGAGTGTGGTCAATATCTTCATTGCTCCATTCTGTACATCTGTGGCCCGCTGCTGCAGTGGCATATATGTGCTGTTCTCAAAAGAGTAA